One part of the Dyadobacter sp. 676 genome encodes these proteins:
- a CDS encoding TetR/AcrR family transcriptional regulator, whose protein sequence is MKIVEKVKKRDRERTKSKILKAVGEVIEQYGTEKVGVNLIARTAGVNKVLIYRYFESVDGLMEQYVRSGEYTSTLSTDYIDNIPELTPDERSKALTSLMHTFTNDLRQRKATRDLLRWEIGTGKSMLSDARNQIATRILNKIGDLPYYNDTSALIAFISAGIYFLTISSDYREKMLDVDLQTDEGWKRIERVVDSIISDVRG, encoded by the coding sequence ATGAAAATAGTAGAGAAAGTTAAAAAACGTGATCGCGAACGCACGAAGAGTAAAATACTCAAGGCGGTAGGCGAAGTAATTGAACAATATGGTACGGAAAAAGTCGGGGTAAACCTGATTGCTCGTACCGCCGGAGTCAACAAAGTTCTGATTTACAGATACTTTGAAAGCGTGGACGGCCTGATGGAACAATACGTCAGGTCAGGAGAGTACACATCAACCCTCAGCACCGATTACATCGACAACATCCCCGAGCTGACACCCGACGAACGAAGCAAGGCTCTCACGTCCCTCATGCACACCTTCACGAACGATCTGCGCCAGCGCAAAGCCACGCGCGACCTGCTCCGCTGGGAGATCGGAACCGGAAAGTCGATGCTTTCCGACGCCCGCAACCAGATTGCGACGCGAATCCTGAACAAAATAGGCGACCTGCCCTATTATAATGACACCAGCGCACTGATCGCATTCATTTCAGCAGGTATTTATTTTTTGACCATCTCCTCTGATTATCGTGAAAAAATGCTTGACGTGGACCTTCAAACCGACGAAGGATGGAAGCGTATCGAGCGCGTAGTCGACAGTATTATCTCGGACGTCCGAGGTTGA
- a CDS encoding oligosaccharide flippase family protein, protein MSVLKKLASETATYGISTMLGRFLNYLLVALHTKLFEPQQIAAQGQLFAYAGLALVLYTFGMETAFFRFAREEKDRKQYYDLILSAVIVVSLVCSTLMFVFAQPIAELIRYPESAAIVRMFAIIMATDGIVSIPFARLRLEGRGKKFVVIRVTNILINIFLNLFFLLVCRDIHAGKYLGFLQPAVDLFYNPLHAPDYIVLANLIANLAFFWMLRKEFADFRFVFNSNLFRPVWVYAFPVMVMNVGGVLNMLFDRAFIQFLLPEGFYPGRSNETAIGIYVQCYKLSIFMNLAIQAFKYAAEPFFFSKGEDKNAPPVFAKVTKYFIIVCVLMWVGICLNLDLFAELFLKKKIYHEGLGVVPWLLAGYLFLGVYYNLATWFKLTDKTEYGTWLTLTGAGITIVTSFVLVPQIGYHGFAIAFALSGFIMLALCYYFGQKYYPVPYDIPSALGYIGGGALLIYASSLVKIPDLWISVPVHMAIFALAVAVVFVLERKNIPALRRR, encoded by the coding sequence ATGAGCGTACTGAAAAAACTGGCCAGTGAAACCGCCACTTACGGCATCAGCACCATGCTGGGCCGCTTTTTGAATTACCTGCTGGTGGCACTGCATACTAAGCTCTTCGAACCTCAGCAAATCGCCGCCCAGGGGCAACTCTTTGCTTATGCCGGACTGGCCCTCGTGCTCTACACATTCGGTATGGAAACCGCCTTTTTCCGGTTTGCACGTGAAGAAAAGGACCGGAAACAATATTACGACCTCATATTGAGTGCCGTGATCGTGGTGAGCCTTGTATGCTCTACGCTCATGTTTGTATTTGCGCAACCGATCGCCGAACTGATCAGATACCCTGAATCCGCGGCGATCGTGAGGATGTTCGCGATTATTATGGCTACCGACGGCATCGTATCCATTCCCTTCGCCCGACTGAGACTGGAAGGCCGGGGCAAAAAGTTTGTGGTTATCCGGGTTACCAATATCCTCATCAACATTTTCCTGAACCTGTTTTTCCTGCTCGTTTGTCGCGATATCCACGCAGGAAAATATCTCGGATTCCTGCAACCGGCCGTCGACCTCTTTTATAACCCGCTGCATGCGCCGGATTACATCGTACTGGCCAATCTTATCGCCAACCTGGCATTCTTCTGGATGCTTCGGAAGGAATTCGCCGATTTCCGGTTCGTATTCAACAGCAATTTGTTCAGGCCGGTGTGGGTTTACGCATTTCCCGTGATGGTGATGAACGTCGGCGGCGTGTTGAATATGCTTTTCGACCGTGCGTTTATACAATTCCTGCTTCCCGAGGGCTTCTATCCCGGCCGCAGCAACGAAACCGCGATAGGTATTTACGTGCAATGCTACAAGCTGTCGATCTTCATGAACCTGGCGATACAAGCATTCAAGTACGCGGCTGAACCCTTCTTCTTTTCCAAAGGCGAAGACAAAAATGCCCCTCCGGTATTCGCGAAGGTTACCAAATATTTCATCATCGTGTGCGTGCTCATGTGGGTAGGCATATGCCTGAACCTCGACTTGTTTGCCGAGTTGTTCCTTAAAAAGAAGATTTATCACGAAGGCCTGGGCGTAGTGCCGTGGCTGCTGGCAGGTTACCTGTTCCTGGGTGTTTATTACAACCTCGCAACGTGGTTCAAACTGACCGACAAGACCGAATATGGCACATGGCTCACACTTACCGGCGCTGGCATTACCATCGTGACCAGCTTCGTGCTCGTGCCTCAGATCGGCTATCACGGTTTCGCCATTGCATTTGCATTGTCGGGCTTTATAATGCTTGCGCTCTGTTATTATTTCGGGCAAAAATATTATCCGGTGCCATATGATATCCCCTCCGCACTGGGCTATATCGGCGGGGGTGCGCTGCTGATTTACGCTTCCTCGCTGGTCAAAATCCCGGACCTGTGGATTTCGGTGCCGGTACATATGGCCATATTCGCGCTGGCGGTAGCCGTGGTATTCGTACTCGAACGGAAGAATATCCCTGCGCTGCGGAGACGCTAA
- a CDS encoding ATP-binding cassette domain-containing protein produces the protein MIEINNIYKAFNGKEVLKGISAQFRKGETNLIIGGSGTGKSVLLKCMIGLVKPDQGNVLYNGRDFYHCDKDTQQSIRREMGVLFQGGALFDSKTVEENVRFPLDMLTTQTPEEKRERVAFCLQRVGLEAAAKRMPSEISGGMKKRVGIARAIVMNPAYLFCDEPNSGLDPLTSVKIDELIKEITEEYKITTIIITHDMNSVMEIGENIMFLYQGNKLWEGVNTDITKTNVPELKEFLFSNKLLREMQE, from the coding sequence ATGATCGAAATCAACAATATTTATAAGGCATTCAACGGAAAAGAAGTTTTAAAGGGCATTTCGGCGCAGTTCAGGAAAGGCGAGACGAACCTGATCATCGGCGGCAGCGGCACCGGCAAGAGCGTGTTGCTGAAATGCATGATCGGTCTGGTGAAACCCGATCAGGGGAATGTGCTCTACAACGGACGTGATTTTTACCATTGCGACAAGGATACCCAGCAGTCGATCCGCCGCGAAATGGGCGTCCTGTTCCAGGGCGGAGCATTGTTTGACTCCAAAACGGTGGAAGAAAATGTGCGTTTCCCCTTAGATATGCTAACGACCCAAACGCCGGAAGAAAAACGGGAGCGGGTTGCATTCTGCCTGCAAAGGGTAGGGCTGGAAGCGGCGGCGAAGCGTATGCCGTCGGAGATCAGCGGCGGGATGAAAAAGCGTGTGGGGATTGCACGGGCCATTGTAATGAACCCCGCTTACCTTTTTTGTGACGAACCCAACTCCGGGCTCGATCCGCTGACTTCGGTGAAAATCGACGAACTGATCAAGGAGATTACCGAGGAATACAAGATTACGACCATCATCATTACCCACGATATGAACTCGGTGATGGAGATCGGCGAGAATATTATGTTCCTTTATCAGGGAAATAAGCTTTGGGAAGGGGTGAACACCGACATTACCAAAACGAATGTCCCTGAGCTCAAAGAATTTCTGTTTTCGAATAAATTACTCCGCGAAATGCAGGAATGA
- a CDS encoding ABC transporter permease has product MSVIGKYFIFLGTLFGKGEKLSVYWRRLMEECVGIGVSSIFIVAIVSTFIGAVSCIQTAYNLVSPIIPISTVALIVRDMEILELAPTITCIVLAGKVGSNIASELGTMRITEQIDALEVMGINSSSYLVLPKVVAAMITFPMLVIFSAFLGILGGYLAGTLTGVITERDYLYGIRDSFVPYNIFFMCVKPFVFGFLIASISSFKGFFTSGGALEVGKASTQAVTNSCISILIADYLLAQLLL; this is encoded by the coding sequence ATGTCTGTAATCGGTAAATACTTCATTTTTTTAGGGACACTGTTCGGGAAGGGCGAGAAATTATCGGTTTACTGGCGGAGATTGATGGAGGAATGCGTAGGCATCGGCGTGAGTTCGATATTCATCGTGGCGATCGTTTCTACGTTTATCGGGGCGGTTTCTTGTATTCAGACGGCCTACAACCTCGTCAGCCCCATTATCCCGATCTCAACGGTGGCGCTCATCGTTCGCGATATGGAGATCCTCGAACTTGCACCGACCATTACCTGTATCGTCCTGGCCGGTAAAGTCGGGTCCAATATTGCGAGCGAGCTGGGCACGATGCGCATTACCGAACAGATCGACGCGCTGGAAGTAATGGGGATCAATTCATCCTCCTACCTGGTGCTGCCGAAAGTGGTGGCCGCTATGATTACATTTCCGATGCTCGTTATTTTTTCTGCATTTCTCGGTATTCTGGGCGGTTATCTGGCGGGGACATTGACGGGCGTCATCACGGAGCGCGATTACCTTTACGGAATCCGCGACTCTTTCGTGCCTTACAACATATTTTTTATGTGTGTAAAACCATTCGTCTTCGGCTTCCTGATCGCCTCGATTTCTTCTTTCAAGGGATTTTTTACGTCGGGCGGTGCGTTGGAGGTGGGTAAGGCAAGCACACAAGCGGTGACCAACAGTTGTATTTCCATTCTTATCGCCGATTACCTGCTCGCACAGCTGCTTTTGTAA
- a CDS encoding ROK family protein, with protein sequence MEQYLGIDVGGTNVKMGIVDATDGRISNFYSHDTASWRSSGHFIDRLGDAIALQLVEYPEVKKVGIGVPGLISRDRTTLIEITAIPEIDGITIVPDLKARFPQHDFYLENDANAAALGEYYFGEDKLPEDYIFVTLGTGIGGAAIIDKKVFKGGGGNAMEPGHVPSKNGKVLERNIGKKELLDMANAMRAAYTGTTQLPADGTISTTGLVAAASAGDELAKAVFHEMGYLLGEGLVSMVRILDITTILIGGGISASFEFILPAINDRFKYWLTPYYLKTINIKRATLANDAGLLGAASLCFE encoded by the coding sequence ATGGAACAATACCTCGGTATAGACGTGGGCGGTACAAACGTAAAGATGGGGATCGTTGACGCTACGGATGGAAGAATCTCGAATTTTTACAGTCACGATACCGCCAGCTGGCGCAGCTCCGGGCATTTTATAGACAGATTAGGGGATGCCATCGCACTGCAGCTGGTTGAATATCCCGAAGTCAAAAAAGTAGGGATCGGTGTTCCGGGGCTTATTTCCCGCGACAGGACCACGCTGATCGAAATCACAGCAATTCCCGAAATCGACGGGATCACCATTGTTCCGGATCTGAAAGCACGTTTCCCCCAGCACGATTTTTACCTCGAAAACGACGCGAACGCGGCGGCACTGGGCGAATACTATTTTGGAGAAGACAAACTTCCGGAAGACTATATTTTCGTAACCCTCGGTACCGGCATCGGCGGCGCCGCTATTATCGATAAGAAAGTATTCAAAGGTGGCGGCGGTAATGCGATGGAGCCTGGCCACGTTCCTTCCAAAAACGGAAAAGTCCTTGAACGCAATATCGGAAAAAAGGAATTGCTGGATATGGCCAATGCGATGCGCGCCGCCTATACCGGCACTACGCAATTGCCGGCCGACGGCACCATTTCCACCACAGGGCTCGTAGCCGCGGCATCGGCAGGCGATGAGCTGGCGAAAGCCGTTTTCCACGAAATGGGTTACCTTCTCGGTGAAGGGCTGGTATCGATGGTACGCATCCTCGACATTACAACAATTTTGATCGGTGGTGGTATTTCTGCTTCATTTGAGTTTATTTTGCCGGCGATCAATGATCGTTTCAAATATTGGCTCACGCCCTACTACCTGAAAACCATCAACATCAAACGCGCCACGCTCGCCAACGACGCCGGATTGCTCGGAGCGGCTTCGCTTTGTTTTGAATAA
- a CDS encoding glycosyltransferase family 2 protein → MKLSVIVPAYNEEKTIRNVLDKLKSVELIGNFQKEIVIVNDCSADNTEAVAKRFIEENPGLEVAYFRHEYNQGKGAALHTGIRRATGDYIIVQDADLEYDPQEFNILLKPVIEGYADVVYGSRFMGGRPHRILFFWHTIGNKFLTFLSNMFTNLNLTDMETCYKLFRADILKNLKLVEKRFGFEPEVTAKISKVPKIRIYEVGVSYYGRTYDEGKKINWKDGFRALYCIVRYGLGG, encoded by the coding sequence ATGAAATTATCGGTTATCGTTCCCGCTTACAACGAAGAAAAGACAATCCGAAACGTGCTGGATAAACTCAAATCCGTTGAACTGATAGGCAATTTTCAGAAGGAGATCGTAATTGTGAACGACTGTTCCGCCGACAACACGGAGGCCGTTGCTAAAAGATTTATAGAAGAGAATCCAGGGCTGGAAGTAGCCTATTTCCGGCATGAATACAACCAGGGGAAAGGAGCAGCATTGCACACCGGCATACGCCGCGCAACGGGTGACTATATCATCGTGCAGGACGCCGACCTCGAATACGATCCCCAGGAATTCAATATATTGCTAAAACCGGTTATCGAAGGATATGCGGATGTGGTGTATGGCTCCCGCTTCATGGGCGGAAGACCACACCGCATCCTGTTTTTCTGGCATACGATCGGGAACAAGTTCCTGACATTCCTGAGCAACATGTTTACCAACCTCAACCTGACGGACATGGAAACATGCTACAAGCTCTTCCGCGCCGATATTCTCAAAAACCTCAAACTGGTTGAGAAGCGCTTCGGCTTCGAGCCTGAGGTAACGGCCAAAATTTCCAAAGTACCCAAAATCCGGATTTACGAAGTCGGCGTTTCCTATTATGGCCGCACGTATGATGAAGGTAAGAAAATCAACTGGAAAGACGGCTTCCGGGCGCTGTATTGCATTGTACGGTACGGTTTAGGAGGCTAA
- a CDS encoding carbohydrate-binding protein — protein MSADKSVVMVGEEFSIDIQCTLRDLSGLRLSPVSLDGEFVLKVVLPDGFLQTAGNYYHAVSAKLLRPGDKVTYRLTGKFVSRPSSRKFMLLRGTKHSVTIDRFLYRGELAIAVDDRNPTEKVLRGTAADAFSQCLEAESMSGANGPVTSDPNASNGQTRGAENQYNHFVDYIVNVPAAGVYQVTLRYYSSVAPVVNVTVNGGNAQSIALPNSGSWNIAYTEHTFAVSLNAGVSTLKIAGTGGGSCRQDKICVAADVQTCAVMNKVRLHWRTADFSRLNGAKIQGSNDGSTWTDIYMISVNATGSWQEFTFPNATPYQHVRYAASPAGYGELREIEFYSGIIKLSGTAFGSDPNVAGMGWQYAVDGVVNASWHGQYTGVGAHAGPSNFVGLSITGCATTCIKPSVVLTAGTAVCPATNQQVTLTASGYTGNVSWLLNGSPVGNGPSITTANTGAYAAFSTNGACASGQSNTFTVAQAANCAVPALVPKVSSSGFPEILTLSIVPDPANPGGWLLNDLGTVNLPAGYEWSYFIGNKWLRTGANLTNEPWQSSSPGRVVKMATKIGLDTLNRWPCPPEGCNYYYQNDAVAQLAPGARGGLTTFIFN, from the coding sequence ATGTCTGCGGATAAGTCCGTGGTAATGGTCGGCGAAGAGTTTTCGATCGACATCCAATGTACGCTACGCGACCTTTCGGGCCTGCGATTATCCCCGGTTTCGCTGGATGGCGAGTTTGTTTTGAAGGTAGTTTTGCCGGATGGTTTTTTGCAAACGGCCGGTAATTATTACCATGCGGTTTCGGCTAAATTGTTGCGACCGGGCGATAAAGTGACATACCGGCTTACAGGCAAGTTCGTATCCAGGCCCTCTTCGAGGAAATTTATGCTGTTGCGGGGAACAAAGCATTCCGTAACTATCGACCGGTTTCTCTACCGCGGAGAACTTGCCATTGCGGTTGACGACCGGAATCCAACGGAAAAAGTCCTGCGAGGGACAGCCGCCGATGCATTCAGCCAGTGCCTCGAGGCGGAATCGATGTCTGGTGCCAATGGCCCTGTTACGAGTGATCCAAACGCCTCGAACGGTCAGACGCGCGGTGCCGAAAACCAGTACAATCACTTTGTCGATTATATCGTGAATGTTCCCGCAGCGGGGGTTTACCAGGTTACGTTACGCTATTACTCGTCGGTGGCACCGGTAGTGAATGTGACGGTCAACGGCGGCAATGCACAAAGCATTGCGTTACCGAATTCGGGCTCGTGGAATATTGCGTATACGGAACATACGTTTGCCGTGAGTCTGAATGCGGGTGTTTCTACCCTGAAGATAGCCGGTACCGGCGGCGGGAGTTGCCGGCAGGATAAAATCTGCGTCGCGGCTGACGTTCAGACCTGCGCGGTTATGAACAAAGTGAGGTTGCACTGGCGTACGGCCGATTTTAGCAGGCTCAATGGAGCGAAAATCCAGGGCTCCAACGACGGCTCGACCTGGACCGACATTTACATGATCAGTGTGAACGCGACGGGTAGCTGGCAGGAATTTACATTTCCCAATGCGACGCCCTACCAGCACGTGCGTTATGCCGCGAGCCCCGCCGGATATGGCGAGTTGCGCGAGATAGAGTTTTACAGCGGCATCATCAAGCTTTCCGGAACGGCATTCGGTTCGGATCCGAATGTGGCTGGAATGGGCTGGCAATACGCCGTCGACGGAGTTGTAAACGCGTCGTGGCATGGACAATACACAGGCGTAGGCGCGCATGCGGGGCCCAGTAATTTCGTCGGCTTATCCATTACCGGTTGCGCAACTACTTGTATTAAGCCATCCGTTGTGCTAACGGCCGGAACGGCTGTTTGTCCGGCGACGAATCAGCAGGTCACACTAACGGCTTCCGGTTACACGGGTAACGTGAGTTGGCTGTTGAACGGGTCGCCTGTTGGAAACGGCCCGTCAATAACAACGGCTAATACGGGTGCTTACGCCGCTTTCAGTACCAATGGTGCCTGTGCCAGTGGGCAGTCCAATACTTTTACTGTCGCCCAGGCGGCCAACTGTGCGGTTCCCGCATTGGTGCCCAAGGTTTCATCCAGCGGTTTTCCTGAAATTCTTACATTATCGATTGTCCCCGATCCGGCTAACCCCGGAGGCTGGTTGCTGAACGATTTGGGCACAGTGAATTTGCCGGCGGGTTATGAATGGTCCTATTTTATCGGAAATAAATGGTTAAGGACGGGGGCCAATCTTACCAACGAACCCTGGCAGTCGAGCAGCCCGGGCCGGGTTGTGAAGATGGCGACGAAGATCGGGTTGGACACGCTCAATCGCTGGCCATGCCCGCCGGAAGGCTGCAATTACTATTATCAAAACGACGCCGTCGCGCAGCTGGCGCCCGGCGCAAGGGGAGGTCTCACCACTTTTATTTTTAACTGA
- a CDS encoding helix-turn-helix transcriptional regulator — protein MTPVSANASILLADDYQPINQKLLQLTDREWEVVSFMADGLTTAEIAECLVIERKSIENYKRRIGKKLEITGRSNLIRFCIVNRDYLRKLYMLVRK, from the coding sequence ATGACCCCTGTATCAGCGAATGCTTCCATACTATTGGCCGACGATTACCAGCCAATTAATCAGAAATTACTTCAACTCACCGACCGAGAATGGGAAGTGGTATCCTTCATGGCCGATGGCCTCACCACCGCCGAAATAGCCGAATGCCTCGTTATCGAGCGGAAAAGCATTGAAAATTACAAGCGAAGGATCGGTAAAAAGCTGGAAATCACCGGCCGAAGTAACCTGATCAGGTTCTGCATTGTAAACCGGGATTACCTGCGGAAGCTCTACATGCTGGTCCGTAAATAA
- a CDS encoding T9SS type A sorting domain-containing protein, protein MRCPDIKKAFYTNAEKKEIVLIFDEGQDLKWPADSTVTGQDGKPLVLSLKNFFYLDGNEKKAAFSAGKAEGNRVTLTLKEPSNATKLSYLPSFYPDNLPLIEPFSFNIAIYTGPYLRNKRNLGAFSFDKVSIGTLLPNVELSANRTFNSVILSWKAVEGATGYVLEKKTADTMSYVLLENVDSKTLVFEDKDIEINATYTYRIQAVSDISQSAYATARVDLTPILGVEQNGRELTWEIYPNPVDDILKVGFRNPESGVIEVFNATGQSRIRSEYKAVKNWEMNIAKWPAGIYLLQVEQKNGIRATQKFIKR, encoded by the coding sequence GTGAGATGCCCGGATATCAAAAAAGCGTTCTATACCAATGCTGAGAAAAAGGAGATTGTGCTCATATTCGACGAAGGCCAGGATTTAAAATGGCCCGCCGACTCGACTGTGACCGGCCAGGATGGCAAGCCGCTGGTTTTAAGCCTTAAAAATTTCTTTTACCTTGATGGAAACGAAAAGAAAGCCGCATTCTCGGCTGGAAAAGCGGAAGGAAACCGGGTCACGCTTACGCTTAAAGAGCCGTCCAATGCGACCAAATTGAGCTACCTGCCGTCGTTCTATCCCGATAATCTGCCGTTGATCGAACCTTTTTCGTTCAATATCGCCATTTACACCGGCCCTTATTTGCGGAACAAGCGGAATTTGGGCGCGTTTTCTTTCGATAAAGTGAGCATAGGCACGCTGCTTCCGAATGTGGAGCTTTCGGCCAACCGGACGTTCAACTCTGTAATCCTGTCATGGAAGGCGGTGGAGGGTGCTACGGGCTATGTGCTCGAAAAGAAGACTGCCGACACTATGTCTTACGTTTTGCTGGAAAACGTCGATTCGAAAACATTGGTTTTTGAAGATAAGGACATAGAAATCAATGCTACTTATACCTATCGCATCCAGGCCGTCAGCGACATTTCACAATCCGCTTATGCAACCGCGCGTGTTGATCTGACCCCTATTTTGGGTGTGGAGCAAAACGGCAGGGAGTTGACCTGGGAGATTTACCCGAATCCGGTTGACGATATTTTGAAAGTAGGATTTAGAAATCCTGAATCCGGCGTGATAGAGGTATTCAACGCCACGGGCCAGTCGCGGATCCGCTCGGAATACAAGGCTGTTAAGAACTGGGAGATGAATATCGCTAAATGGCCGGCTGGAATTTATCTGTTGCAGGTGGAACAAAAGAATGGGATCCGGGCTACACAGAAGTTTATCAAGCGGTAA
- a CDS encoding sialate O-acetylesterase, producing the protein MNFTHLKSLLFCILLCCVAGGSYAQRFFSVVFDKLPRDMQLYARGDDNLADVPISGVIELAGWDHMSVVTFRNNVRTGYQKSTITYGAGTTGTFSMKPRIKAEMADYSFEVYACHEADSVLIVRRNDIVAGDFYVISGQSNAAATIFGAWSSKYARTVARIPDGNAAITPGDTLWTSAAWSWTYVGAWGLEMQKEILERDSIPTCVINGSLPGKKLSEFLNRDPRDPTSFSLYGGLLKRVRVANPARIRAFIWMHGEQEVFENIGNYAEEYDQLYNFWKEDYPQVEQFVVVQSNLIILRGDAADRVGGSVRDFLRRTKYLYPKTDHFTAIGTPDYDGVHYHRPGYEEFGRRMYRFFAPTIYGSKRFG; encoded by the coding sequence ATGAATTTTACACACCTGAAATCCTTACTTTTTTGCATTCTTCTATGCTGCGTTGCCGGCGGTTCCTATGCCCAGCGTTTCTTTTCGGTTGTTTTCGACAAGTTGCCCAGGGACATGCAGCTTTATGCACGCGGCGACGATAATCTGGCCGATGTGCCCATTTCCGGGGTCATCGAACTGGCCGGATGGGATCACATGTCGGTGGTGACGTTCAGGAACAACGTGCGGACCGGCTACCAGAAATCCACGATCACTTACGGCGCCGGCACGACCGGTACATTCAGCATGAAGCCTCGAATAAAGGCGGAAATGGCGGATTACTCATTTGAAGTATACGCTTGCCATGAGGCCGACTCCGTGCTGATCGTACGCCGCAACGACATAGTGGCAGGGGATTTCTATGTAATCAGCGGCCAATCCAATGCGGCAGCCACCATTTTTGGGGCATGGTCCAGTAAATATGCCCGCACGGTCGCCCGGATTCCCGACGGGAACGCTGCGATAACGCCCGGCGATACGCTATGGACTTCCGCGGCCTGGTCGTGGACGTACGTAGGGGCGTGGGGTCTCGAAATGCAAAAAGAGATTCTTGAGCGCGACAGCATTCCCACTTGCGTCATCAACGGATCGCTTCCCGGTAAAAAACTGAGTGAGTTTTTAAACCGGGACCCCAGGGATCCGACGAGTTTTTCGCTCTACGGCGGTTTGTTGAAACGTGTTCGTGTGGCAAATCCGGCCCGGATCCGTGCATTTATCTGGATGCACGGCGAGCAGGAAGTGTTTGAAAATATCGGCAATTATGCCGAAGAATATGACCAGCTTTACAACTTCTGGAAGGAGGATTATCCCCAGGTGGAACAATTTGTGGTGGTCCAGTCTAATCTGATCATCCTCCGTGGCGATGCCGCCGACCGTGTGGGGGGATCGGTACGCGATTTCCTGAGAAGAACGAAGTATCTCTACCCTAAAACCGATCATTTCACGGCCATTGGCACGCCCGATTATGACGGCGTGCATTATCACAGGCCGGGCTACGAGGAATTTGGGCGGAGAATGTACCGCTTTTTTGCCCCGACTATCTACGGGTCTAAAAGATTCGGATAA
- the murB gene encoding UDP-N-acetylmuramate dehydrogenase, with amino-acid sequence MQIQSNVSLRHLNTFGLDAAARYFVNVRSVEELTAILRDPVWKRTPKFILGGGSNILLTKDIDALVIHPGLKGIDMIEENEEEIVLKVGAGEVWHEFVMYCVGKGYGGVENLSLIPGTVGAAPMQNIGAYGVEIKSVIESVEAVDMESGAKRVFTNAECRFGYRESVFKKTLKDKYLITGATFRLSKKPVLNVAYGDVQKTLQEMGAETPTIRDISEAIMHIRRSKLPDPAEIGNAGSFFKNPEIPVTQFNELKGTFPELPGYPVDAGTIKVPAGWLIERAGWKGYRDGAIGVHARQALVLVNYGGGTGAEIKALSEKIQESVADKFGIRLNAEVNFI; translated from the coding sequence ATGCAAATACAATCCAACGTTTCACTTCGTCATCTCAATACATTCGGGCTCGATGCCGCTGCCAGGTATTTTGTAAATGTGCGGTCCGTCGAAGAATTAACAGCCATTTTGCGTGATCCCGTATGGAAGCGAACCCCGAAATTTATCCTCGGCGGAGGCAGTAATATCCTGCTCACGAAAGATATCGACGCCCTGGTGATCCACCCTGGCCTGAAAGGGATCGATATGATCGAAGAAAATGAAGAGGAGATCGTGCTGAAAGTGGGTGCCGGGGAGGTTTGGCACGAATTCGTGATGTATTGTGTGGGAAAAGGCTATGGCGGTGTGGAAAACCTCTCACTGATCCCCGGCACGGTGGGCGCGGCGCCGATGCAGAATATCGGGGCTTACGGTGTGGAAATCAAGAGCGTGATCGAGTCGGTGGAAGCCGTAGACATGGAAAGCGGTGCAAAGCGTGTCTTTACGAATGCCGAGTGCCGGTTCGGATACCGTGAAAGTGTATTCAAAAAAACGTTGAAGGATAAATATCTAATCACTGGCGCTACTTTCAGGCTCAGCAAAAAGCCCGTTTTGAACGTCGCGTACGGGGATGTGCAAAAAACTTTGCAGGAAATGGGGGCGGAAACCCCCACCATCCGCGACATCAGCGAGGCGATTATGCACATCCGGCGCAGTAAACTGCCCGATCCGGCCGAGATCGGCAATGCAGGCAGCTTTTTCAAAAACCCCGAAATACCGGTTACTCAGTTTAACGAATTGAAAGGAACATTTCCGGAGCTGCCCGGTTATCCTGTGGATGCAGGAACCATTAAGGTGCCGGCTGGCTGGCTGATCGAAAGGGCGGGTTGGAAAGGTTACCGCGACGGGGCTATCGGCGTGCATGCGCGGCAGGCGTTGGTGCTGGTCAATTACGGCGGCGGCACGGGGGCTGAAATCAAGGCATTATCCGAAAAAATACAGGAATCCGTGGCAGACAAGTTCGGAATCCGCCTCAACGCAGAAGTCAATTTTATTTAA